The genomic window TGGTAGAAGACCAAATTAATACGAAACCGGTCATTTCTCAAGGGGATAGAAAACAAGCGGTTCAACAAAGTATTCCTGCTTATGATAAAGGCGTAACCTTGCCCATGTGGGCTGCTAAATTAATGGGAGTTGTTATTGAAAAAGTGGGACCAAAAGGGTTAGAATATGCCCGTTTTTCTATTGATTCTCATTTCACTCGTAATTATTTATATGTAAAACGGAATCATCCTGAAAAGTTAGATAATCATGTCCCTGACTATGCAAAAAAAATTGTGTCTCAATATCAGTTACCTGATAAATAAACACAACATAAATAAGAGTATTAATCTCTATTGAAAACAAGATTTAGGGTCATTAAATCCACTTAAGAATGCCCGTCCTCGTTGTTCAGGGGTTCCATGATGATGGTTGGAGTCGAACAGGTAGTCACCTACCTGAACTCTCCTCAGAACCGTACATGAAATTTTCACTTCATACGGCTCCCATTAACTAGCCTATTGTCATAGGTACGATTACTACATCTTCTTTCCATTCATAATCATTTTTAGACCAATCCTGGGAACCGTCATTTCTGCTTTTGACATCATGACAGTGTCGATGTAGGGCTTGTAGATTATTATTTTCATCCTTTCCATTTTTTGATTTGGGGATGATGTGGTCTATTTCTACAATATCCTCAGGTGTAAAGTGTTGGTTGCAGAGATTACATTTACCTTTTTGTTTCTTTAGGAGTTTGGCTACTCTTTTTGGTGTTTCTGGGTATTCACCTCTTCTTTTACTCCAATATGTCCAGTTTCCATCGTATGGTGAGGCATTGTCTTTTACTTTGATATGACGTTTGATTTTTGTTTTTGAGTGCATTAGTAGAAAGTAACTCTTATTTTGAAACGTCCATTTCCCATGTATTCCATGAGAGAAGTATTTGTTCAATGCTTCCTTTTTGCCTTTTTTACTTCTGTTGATTGCCCAGGATTTTAGGTTTTCCCAAATATAACGGTCTTCATCGCTGAAGATTTTTTTACTGCACACCGTTGAGAAATAGTTGCTCCATCCTCTGATTATTGGATTTAGTTTGTTAATCAGAGCGTCTTGTGGTGCATTTCGATGAGTTCTGATAACTCTTTTTATCTCTATTCGGTGTTTTTGTTGGGATTTTTTACTGGGTTTGATGATTGTTTTGAATCCTAGTTTTTCTCCCATTGTGTTACATCCTGTTTGGTATTTTCCTACATGATGTTGTTTAATGGTGAATCCTAGGAAGTCGAATCCAGCTTTTTCCATCTTTCCATCAATCATTATGTCATTTAGTGTATGACAGATTCTGGTTTTAGATGGTTTGAGTTCTAGTCCAACTTTTTCTAACCATTTATTTACCAGTTTTTGAGTATGGTTTATGATTTCTAATTCGTGATGTAGAATTACGAAATCGTCTGCATATCTGATGATTTTTGGTTGATATCCTCTTATTCTTTTTCCTTCTCTTGTTATGGAGTTAGGGAAAGATTTTTGGATATCTCTAATCATTCCATCTAGTGCGATATTCGCCAATAATGGGCTTATAACTCCACCTTGTGGCGTTCCGCTATCAGTGGATTCAAATATGCCTTTATCCATTACCCCTGCTTTCAACCATTGTTTAATGATTGATTTGAAATAGGGACAATCTGTTTTATCCAGGAGATATTTGTGATTTATTTTGTCAAAACATTTTGATATATCGGCATCTAGTACATATTTGGTTTTATACCTTATATGATTGAAGATTGCTTCTATGGCATCATGAGTTGACCTTCCTGGGCGGAAACCGTATGAGTTACCTTCAAATTTGGCTTCCCAATATGGTTCCATACATAGTTTTATTAGGCATTGCATTGCTCTGTCGGTGATAGTTGGTATTCCTAGTGGACGTTTTTCATCTTTTCCAGGTTTGGATATCCATACTCTTCTTAGAGGTTTGGATTTGTAACCTTTTAGATTTAAACTTAGGGCTAATTGATATCGCTGTTGTGGGTGGATGATTTTCTTTCCATCTACTCCAGCAGTTTTTTTGCCCTTATTATCCTGTGTTACCTTTCTTACCGATAAGAGTTTTGCATAATACGATTTGGCTAGAAGTTTTTGAAGCTTATGTGCTTTTGCTTTTTCACCTGACTTAATCGCTTGAAAAATCCGCTTTTGAAGCTTAAACACTTTCCTTTGGACTTTTGCCCAATTGATAGTGTTCCATGATTCCGTAGTCTTGGTTATACTCGTTTTTTCCATTTTAACTTCTACTTGTTTGTTTTTCATCTAATTAACGTCGAAGTACGTCTGCATATCCTTACCATTACAGTCAGGCATTAGCTTTTTACTTCTTCCTACTCCCATGTATCTTGCGCTTAGGTTTGTCACTACTCATTTATCGACCAATATGATGAGAGATATCATGGGGTTTCCCCGTTCCTCTTTTCTGGGTTATATGGTTTTAGATTCTCCCTCTCTCCCAGGCTACTTTTGGGAATCTGCTCAACTGACCAAACTAATCGTTGACTTTCGCCATGTTCTTTTGAACGCAGTGTGTCAGGTATATTTCACTGCTCGTAATTTTTTATGTATTGAGAGGTTAAGACAGGAGTTCAGCCGAAGCTTAATCTTGACCATTTGACTTGCAGGGATTGTCTCATACCTGAGATTGGAACCTGCTTCCATTCCTGCTTCAAACTAAGAGTTACCAGCCCTTAATCTGAGGAAAGTGTCGTTGTACCTTGGATTCCGTACAGAGCTACCTTTAAGCTCACAGAAAAGAAGTTATTTAGATTTCAAGGTTCATCTAAATGTCTAGCACGATGGTTTTGTCCATCTTTCCTAGACAACGGGTCGCACAGTATGTTCATAATCATAGTCCCCTGTCATCATGGCAGTGATAGCCCCTTCTTTGACATCTCCAGGTTCTAATATTCCTAACTCATCGGTAGCAGCAAAAAATGCCCCTGCTAAACAGTCAGCTTGCAACTCTAAAACCATGATAGGCAAATTCTTGTCAAGAATTCCTAAATGTTTTTGCACAGAATGACCATATTCGTGGGCCAAAGCGAAAAAACCAGCAGAGTCACCTACTCTTTCAACTAATTTATCCATTTGAACCATATTCAGATGAATGGTGTTAGAATCAGCACAATAATGGGCTAATAATGAAGGACCACAGGGGGTCAACTCAATATTTCGGTGAGAATAAACCATCGGATAGGCATAGCCTATCCCTAAACGGGTCAAAATTCCGCCCCAAAATGCGTGTAGTCCATTACTTACGGCTGATAAAGTAGGAGGGTCCCATGCTGCTTGGGTGGGTTGGAAGGGAAATAAACCCAAAGACAGGGCAAGAATACTGAGAGCAACCTGTTTTTTCATCTTAATTCTCTTCATTAGCTTTTGGCTAGTTACGCACATTGGTGGCGCAACGGTAAAAGGAATTAAGCAGAGATAATTTAGCCTATTTCCTTAATGATAGTTCAACCATAAGGAAAAGTTATGCAACAATTATAAACTAATCATTAAGTTAGAAACCATTTAGTCAAGCCATAAGCTTTATCGGATAAGGGTTGGAACACAGCGAAGCGATCGCAACCGAAAAAGTTTGACCGTATCTTGTCAGATTTTAAGGGACAAAAAAACCTAATTAGATGAGTATACAAACATTAATTCCTCAGTTTATTTTTCAAGAAAAAATAGGAATAAAAATCTTTTAAATTCTAGAATAAAACAGGAAAATATGTTAAGTTAAAGAAAGAAAAAGAATTATGCACTTTCAAGATAAAATTCTGACTCTTCTAGACCCAAAAACGATTTTTAAGATCACAGAGGTTACTAATACTTAGCCTTAACCTTGAAATCTTCACAACAGCAAGAGCAAAAATTTTGCTTAACTGACTTTTTTCCTAAAAATACCTGATCTAATCGAGAAAAATCAGTTACAGTATTAAATAAAAGCTAAGACGCGCGCTTAAGTATTATGACATCTTCTTCCCTTGCAGTTCGAGAACTTCCTATTTTTCCCCTACCCGAAGTCGTATTATTTCCTGGTCGTCCTCTTCCTCTGCATATCTTTGAGTTTCGTTATCGCATGATGATGAATACCATATTAGAAGAGGATCGCCGTTTTGGTGTGGTGATGGTCAACCCCGTCAATGGGGAAATAGCTAAAGTAGGATCTTGTGCAGAGTTGGTTCGCTTTCAACGACTTCCTGACGATCGCATGAAAATTTTAACCATGGGACAACAACGGTTCCGTATCCTTGAATACGTTAGAGAAAAGCCTTATCGGGTAGGTTTGGTAGAATGGATTGAAGATAAACCAACCACAGAAAATATTTATCCTATGGCTACGGAAGTGGGACAATTATTACAGGATGTGGTGCGTCTTTCAGCTAAGTTAACGGATCAAAAAATTGAATTACCCGACGATTTGCCTGAGCTTCCTGTAGAATTATCTTACTGGGTCGCTGGTAATTTATACGGTGTGGCTGCAGAACAACAGGCACTTTTAGAAATGCAAGAAACTAAAGGTCGTCTAGAACGGGAAATTGAAATTTTAACTTCTACCCGTAATCATTTAGCTGCACGAACTGCTTTAAAAGATGTGCTTAAATAGATTTGACCTGTTATCATAGAACAGGATTAAAGTTGCTCAAGATCCCTCTCTTGGAGAAGTAAGACTGGATAACTACCATATATCTTGAGAACTTCTGTATGATGGGTTAAAGCGTTTAACGCATCAATGATGTTGGGATCTTCTTGGTTCCCTTCAACATCAAGATAAAAGACATATTCCCCCAGGGATCGCTTAGTGGGACGGGACTCAATGCGACTTAAATTGATATTGCGTTGAGCAAACACTTGCAACGGTTTCATCAGCGAACCCGGCACATTAGCAGGGACACTGAATGCTAAGGAGATACGACTTCCTACTGTCGGTGTTGGGTTTAAGGTCATCACCCAAAACCGAGTACAGTTATCGGCATAATCGTTGATATGATTGACCAAAATAGGGACATTATACAATTTGACTGCACGGGGTGCTGCGATCGCTCCGGCAGTAGGTTCAAGACTGATTTTTTGTAAAGCTTCGGCGGTAGAATTAGTAGGAATTAAAGCAACATTGGGTAGGTTGTGCTGCAACCATCGTTGACATTGTGCCAAAGCTTGGGGGTGAGAATAGACCGTTTTTATTCCATTTAGAGACGTTCCCCGTGAAAAAAAAGCATGGATAATAGGTAACACAACCTCTTGTTGAATTTGTAGGCGATCGAGTTGCCATAAGGTATCTAAGGTACTGGCCACACTCCCTTCTGTTGAGTTTTCCACCGGAACCACTGCTTTATTGGTGTCTCCCCTGGCCACAGAATGCAAAGTTTGAGCAATACTTGGACAAGGACATAATAAAGAGGATTTTCCCTGGTTTTCTTCTAACCAATGAGCATAGGCTAAAGCTGCCGTTTCTGCATTAGTGCCAACTGGACCCAGATGAGCAATAGAAATGACCATAAGCGAACACCGCTAAGTTAATAGGAAAGCCCCATTAATTCTAGCTTTGCAAACCTTGGAAGACAAGGGAGTTTAGGAAAATAGAGACAAAGCAAAGAAGATACCCAATTCATTGAATATCCACAACTAACAATTGAGGCTGATAAGTCTCAATAAATGTTACTAATGTGGAAAAATGTCCACGAGATCCTAAACCAATACAACCGGCTGTTCCATCTTCGCCATTTCCTTTATTATAACTGGGATCATAATGAATACCTAATGCACTTCTTCCTGTAGAAAATTGGGGATAAACGGGTAAAAAACGTCCCCCAACTTCGGCTAACGTTCCTGGAACGGTATGGGAACTAATTCGATAATTTCCATCAGGTAAAGGGGCTTCGGTACCTGCTTGATTACGGTTTCTGTTTTGGGTGAAATAACGACCAGAAACAGTTTCAAAGGTGTATAAAAGCTGTCCTTGATGATAAACTCTCAGCAAATAAATGGGATTCTTCTGTTGATTGGTCATCCCTGATGGGACTAAATGTAAACAAGTATCGCAAGGTCGCCCCATATTGTAGGCTATCTGCTCAGCTTCTACACTAATTGCTACGTTGTTAGGGGTCATTACAGAAGATAGCAACCCTAACAACACAGAAGAAAATAACCAACGAGTCATAATGTTTAATTCCTTATTCTTCTATGAACAAAACTTCTATATTCAAATCAAATCCCAAGAATAGCTTGATTACAATTTTCCTCAATTAGTAGCTAATCTTTTTACTTCGGGATGATTGCATTTAATGAATAAATACAAGGTTACAAAACTCTCACACCTATGATTAATTACCAATATATCTCTGAGTTTATGGGGTCAGGGAAATTCTTTGATTTTTTTTATAATTCTTCTTAATCAAGGAGTTTACAGCAATTTTTGTTTACAAAAATTTGTAATAGCGTCTGTTTTTGTTTTTGAGATTATCAATTAGGGAATAAGAATCATTAGCTTACTTATCAGAGAGTAAATTACGCCATTATGGGTCGAACAAACCGTATTGTCTAAGAATTTTTCTACGGTTAAGATGAAGACATCAAAAGAAAAAACAAGCAATAAGCACAATCAGGAGATAACAATTATGGCACTTGTACGTTATAACCCTTGGAAAGAAATGAACGCTTTACAACGTCAAATGAATCAGCTTTTTGATGAAGGTTGGTTAACCAATTCAACACGGGATTATAAAGAACTAACTTTTGCTCCTTCTGCTGAACTTTCCGAAACGGATGAGGCGGTAATGCTCAAGTTAGAACTCCCTGGAATGAAAGTCGAGGATGTAGATATTCAGGCAACAAAAGAAGCTATTTATATTACAGGGGAACGGAAAGAAGAAGCTAAATCCGAGAAAAACGGTATGACTCGCAGTGAGTTCCGTTATGGTAAGTTTTCTCGTTCTATTGCTTTACCGGCTCTCATTGATAATACAAACATCAGTGCAGAATACAAAGATGGAATTTTACATCTAACTTTACCCAAAGCTGAAGAAGAAAAGAACAAAGTGGTTAAAGTCAACCTTGGGTAGTTGTGTCTAGTAGGCAAGAATAACTTAAAATCAACATTGTTCACTCTTAACTCAATTAGCTATCCATAAAATGCCGTAGAGACGTTTATAGGAACGTCTCTACATTGCTTATTAATACTATTCTTTGGCTTAATCTTAAGCAGCTTGCCAAATATTTTTAATGTTATCAGGTAATACCGCTTCAATTTCTTGTTTCATGGCATCAGATAACTCTTCTTTGGTGGCAGAGAAAACCGCTTTAATCACTTTTACACCATCAGTTCCACGGGGTACACCACCCTCTTGTTCAATACGTCTTAAAAAGGTTTGACCATCAAATTTAAGGGGAGGACGAATTTTACTTAACCAAGCAACCAAAGGATTATTATCCTTCCAAAGTTCATGAAGTTCTTCTTTATTATCTTCTTTGAATTCTGATTTAACTTTCTCTGAGGATTCTGTGGTCATTAAATCTCGTAAGGTTCGATACACA from Crocosphaera subtropica ATCC 51142 includes these protein-coding regions:
- the ltrA gene encoding group II intron reverse transcriptase/maturase, with product MEKTSITKTTESWNTINWAKVQRKVFKLQKRIFQAIKSGEKAKAHKLQKLLAKSYYAKLLSVRKVTQDNKGKKTAGVDGKKIIHPQQRYQLALSLNLKGYKSKPLRRVWISKPGKDEKRPLGIPTITDRAMQCLIKLCMEPYWEAKFEGNSYGFRPGRSTHDAIEAIFNHIRYKTKYVLDADISKCFDKINHKYLLDKTDCPYFKSIIKQWLKAGVMDKGIFESTDSGTPQGGVISPLLANIALDGMIRDIQKSFPNSITREGKRIRGYQPKIIRYADDFVILHHELEIINHTQKLVNKWLEKVGLELKPSKTRICHTLNDIMIDGKMEKAGFDFLGFTIKQHHVGKYQTGCNTMGEKLGFKTIIKPSKKSQQKHRIEIKRVIRTHRNAPQDALINKLNPIIRGWSNYFSTVCSKKIFSDEDRYIWENLKSWAINRSKKGKKEALNKYFSHGIHGKWTFQNKSYFLLMHSKTKIKRHIKVKDNASPYDGNWTYWSKRRGEYPETPKRVAKLLKKQKGKCNLCNQHFTPEDIVEIDHIIPKSKNGKDENNNLQALHRHCHDVKSRNDGSQDWSKNDYEWKEDVVIVPMTIG
- a CDS encoding neutral zinc metallopeptidase; translated protein: MKKQVALSILALSLGLFPFQPTQAAWDPPTLSAVSNGLHAFWGGILTRLGIGYAYPMVYSHRNIELTPCGPSLLAHYCADSNTIHLNMVQMDKLVERVGDSAGFFALAHEYGHSVQKHLGILDKNLPIMVLELQADCLAGAFFAATDELGILEPGDVKEGAITAMMTGDYDYEHTVRPVV
- a CDS encoding LON peptidase substrate-binding domain-containing protein — protein: MTSSSLAVRELPIFPLPEVVLFPGRPLPLHIFEFRYRMMMNTILEEDRRFGVVMVNPVNGEIAKVGSCAELVRFQRLPDDRMKILTMGQQRFRILEYVREKPYRVGLVEWIEDKPTTENIYPMATEVGQLLQDVVRLSAKLTDQKIELPDDLPELPVELSYWVAGNLYGVAAEQQALLEMQETKGRLEREIEILTSTRNHLAARTALKDVLK
- the pheA gene encoding prephenate dehydratase; translated protein: MVISIAHLGPVGTNAETAALAYAHWLEENQGKSSLLCPCPSIAQTLHSVARGDTNKAVVPVENSTEGSVASTLDTLWQLDRLQIQQEVVLPIIHAFFSRGTSLNGIKTVYSHPQALAQCQRWLQHNLPNVALIPTNSTAEALQKISLEPTAGAIAAPRAVKLYNVPILVNHINDYADNCTRFWVMTLNPTPTVGSRISLAFSVPANVPGSLMKPLQVFAQRNINLSRIESRPTKRSLGEYVFYLDVEGNQEDPNIIDALNALTHHTEVLKIYGSYPVLLLQERDLEQL
- a CDS encoding L,D-transpeptidase; this translates as MTRWLFSSVLLGLLSSVMTPNNVAISVEAEQIAYNMGRPCDTCLHLVPSGMTNQQKNPIYLLRVYHQGQLLYTFETVSGRYFTQNRNRNQAGTEAPLPDGNYRISSHTVPGTLAEVGGRFLPVYPQFSTGRSALGIHYDPSYNKGNGEDGTAGCIGLGSRGHFSTLVTFIETYQPQLLVVDIQ
- a CDS encoding Hsp20/alpha crystallin family protein, whose translation is MALVRYNPWKEMNALQRQMNQLFDEGWLTNSTRDYKELTFAPSAELSETDEAVMLKLELPGMKVEDVDIQATKEAIYITGERKEEAKSEKNGMTRSEFRYGKFSRSIALPALIDNTNISAEYKDGILHLTLPKAEEEKNKVVKVNLG